CAAGAAGCCAAAATCAGAGGATTTTTACCCCAAGTTACGACAACAGAAATTAAACTAGAACAGTTACAACCATTAGAACTTTTCCTAGAACATTATCATCAATCTTCGGGTGTACAATTAAGACAATGGTTAGAGGGAATATATACATCTCAATGGCAAAATGTTGAGGAATTAGCTTTACAAAAAACTTCGCAATTAGCCTTTCGTTCTGCAAAAGTGCGTGGATTTGAAATAGATACATCCAAAAAAGTTTGGCAAGTTGTTGAACAATTATATCCTCATCAGAGTTGGGAAAAAATCTTGCCATCAACATTATTACAAAATTCAGATGTAGAAGTAACGGATATTCTTGTTCATCTTTTACAAACTACAAATGATGAAGAAATTCGTTGGACTCTAGCAGAGATTTTATGGACAATTACACCAAATCATCCTGTTATTACTGCTAGACGAATTATGGATTTAGGAATGCAGTTATCAGGTAAACCTGTAGCTTTAATGGTGGCTATATTACCCAAACAAGATAAAACTTTTGCGGTGCTTTTGCGGGTATATCCAATGGGAAATCAATTTTACTTACCGACAGGTTTAAAATTAGCGGGATTATATGAAAATGGACAGTCATTTTTAGAAGTTGAAGCCAGAGAACAAGGAGATAATTACATTCAATTAAAATTTTGTGCTGAAATGGGTGAAAAATTCCAAATCCGGGTTACTCTAAATAATGCAACCATTACGGAAAAGTTTGTCATTTAACTAGACAAATCAATTAGTTGTAGGTTGGGTTGAGGCTTTGCGAAACCCAAGCAATTCGCAAAAATGTTGGGTTATGCCTACGGCACGCTACGCGAACACGTTGTTCAACCCAACCTACATGAACTATTATAAAAAATTTGTCATTTAACTAGACAAATCACTTAGGGTAAAAACAGTGGGGAAGCTGATCATATTCGAGATTGGGGAAGGTAGTTTTGAAACAGGATTTCCTGTCAAAATCAGAATTGGGGAAGACGGTAAACCCCATTTCGCAGAAATTTCTGGCAGATTTCCACCAGCTTTAGAAATTCCTCAAACTTATTATGAATGGCAATCAGCTTATTATCAATTACCTGGAAATTGGTTAATTACTGTTCCCCAAACTCAAATTACTAATGTATCTACTACAGAAGTTTGTCATGCTGCTGCTCAAAAATTTCAATCTAGTTTTAATGATTGGTTAAATCAACCATCTGTCAGAAAATTAGAAAGGCAATTTTTACAAAAAATCGGTGATTGGCATAATGTCAGATTTATTGTACAAACACAAGATTCACTTTTAAGAAGACTTCCTTGGCATTTGTGGGAAATATTTCATACCAGTCATATTCAACCTGAAGTTGTCATTAGTTCTGAGTATGAACCATCCAAAATTAAATTAAAAAGTCCGGTAAAAATTCTGGCTATTTTAGGTAATAGTCAAGGGATTGATATTCAACCAGATTTACAAGCATTGACCGCAAAATTACCAGGGGCAATTATTGAACCTTTGCTGCAACCTTCGCGTCAAGAACTTGTTAATAAATTATGGTATCAACCTTGGGATATTTTATTTTTTGCCGGACATAGTTGCAGTCAAGAAGGTGATAGTTGGGG
The DNA window shown above is from Anabaena sp. WA102 and carries:
- a CDS encoding DUF1822 family protein, coding for MNYPTEQQSISIPISAKFRDTALQFAQEQPNPEKAKLVYLNTLAVQVVNNYLQMLDISTTLEASHSWDYWGRIAGNVADLLLTGIGHLECRYIRTGDQICYIPPEVWHHRFGYVVVEINQTCQEAKIRGFLPQVTTTEIKLEQLQPLELFLEHYHQSSGVQLRQWLEGIYTSQWQNVEELALQKTSQLAFRSAKVRGFEIDTSKKVWQVVEQLYPHQSWEKILPSTLLQNSDVEVTDILVHLLQTTNDEEIRWTLAEILWTITPNHPVITARRIMDLGMQLSGKPVALMVAILPKQDKTFAVLLRVYPMGNQFYLPTGLKLAGLYENGQSFLEVEAREQGDNYIQLKFCAEMGEKFQIRVTLNNATITEKFVI